One part of the Ziziphus jujuba cultivar Dongzao chromosome 2, ASM3175591v1 genome encodes these proteins:
- the LOC107419613 gene encoding pentatricopeptide repeat-containing protein At4g21065-like, with protein MVKILALLKFLIFARRKQVKRPTKNAYCDGTSYWRVRVSGEDIQHIPYMHMNLKRPLFLWNLMIRDSINHGLFSHTLQLYASMFHTGLHGNSFTFPLVFKACSNLTSIDFAIQLHSHVFRNGFHADLFVQTALIDMYSSCSRLGSSRKVFDEMPMRSLVSWNSIISAYSRAFRVNEAFLLLKEVWVLGLQPSSSTFVSILSGCCHPDNHSLFHCLSIHGCAIKLGLTNCEIPLANSLLNAYIHFGQMDRARFIFNNIEEKSLISWTTIIGGYFRVGNVDEAFSLFNQMRQTSLSLDSVLFVILVSGCAQEGNIILASSVHSLVLKAGSDDEEPINHLLVTMYANCGDLVSARKIFDMANDRSISLWTSMIGGYTHLGYPEEAFNLFRKLLSTATKPTGATLAIILSAYADLQSLSMGKEIEEYILMNGLGSDTRVQTSLIHMFCRCGAIKKARELFERVTNKDLVVWSSMINGYATHGMGEEALSLFHNMQSSGIKPDSVVYKSILTACSHSGLVADGMKYFHSMQKDFGIQPTSEHYACLVDLLGRAGQLNLAVRIIQEMPVEEQALAWGPLLSACRTYCNIELGELAAKKLLDLNPESASNCVLVANLYTSVGKWEKAATTRRLIKEEQLIKERGWSHIEINGCFHVFFAGDRSHPQSIGIYNKLEELNVKLREAGYGAQIEMVTHDLEKEEKEAALKVHSERLAVAFGLIATKAGTTLKIIKNLRTCGDCHSALKIISKVTNRLLIVRDGQRFHHFESGSCSCKDYW; from the exons ATGGTTAAAATCCTTGCATTACTAAAATTTCTCATATTT GCTAGACGCAAGCAAGTAAAACGTCCAACAAAAAACGCATATTGTGATGGTACGTCGTATTGGAGAGTTAGAGTGAGCGGAGAGGACATCCAACATATCCCATATATGCACATGAACTTGAAGAGACCTTTGTTTTTATGGAATTTGATGATCAGGGATTCTATCAACCATGGCCTTTTCTCACACACTCTCCAACTCTACGCCTCCATGTTTCACACTGGCCTTCATGGCAACAGCTTCACCTTCCCACTCGTCTTCAAGGCTTGCTCCAACCTCACTTCCATTGACTTCGCCATCCAGCTCCATTCCCATGTCTTTCGAAATGGCTTTCATGCTGACCTCTTTGTGCAAACTGCTCTCATTGACATGTATTCCTCATGTTCTCGTTTGGGGTCTTCCAGAAAAGTGTTCGACGAAATGCCTATGAGAAGTCTCGTTTCTTGGAACTCTATCATCTCTGCGTATTCTCGTGCTTTTCGGGTTAACGAAGCTTTTTTGCTCTTGAAAGAAGTGTGGGTTCTTGGTCTTCAACCTAGCTCTTCTACCTTTGTCAGCATTTTGTCTGGTTGTTGCCACCCAGATAACCATTCTCTTTTTCATTGCCTGTCAATACACGGTTGTGCAATTAAGCTTGGATTAACGAATTGTGAGATTCCTTTGGCCAACTCCCTATTGAATGCGTATATCCACTTTGGACAAATGGATAGGGCTCGCTTCATTTTCAATAACATAGAAGAAAAATCCCTTATTTCATGGACGACTATTATAGGTGGTTATTTTCGTGTGGGCAATGTTGATGAAGCATTTAGTTTGTTCAATCAAATGAGACAAACAAGTCTCAGCCTGGATTCTGTCCTGTTCGTGATCCTTGTTTCTGGTTGTGCTCAAGAAGGGAATATTATTTTAGCTTCTTCAGTTCATTCCCTCGTACTTAAAGCAGGATCTGATGATGAGGAACCTATTAACCACTTGCTAGTAACCATGTATGCAAACTGTGGTGATCTTGTGTCCGCTAGAAAGATATTCGACATGGCTAATGATAGAAGCATCTCCTTGTGGACATCCATGATTGGTGGATATACCCATTTGGGTTATCCTGAAGAAGCATTCAATCTCTTTCGCAAGTTACTGAGTACAGCTACTAAACCAACTGGAGCAACTTTAGCTATCATTCTCTCTGCTTATGCTGATTTGCAGTCTCTGAGCATGGGGAAAGAGATTGAAGAATACATATTGATGAATGGCTTGGGGTCGGACACTCGAGTCCAGACGTCATTGATACACATGTTCTGCAGATGTGGAGCCATAAAGAAAGCAAGAGAACTGTTTGAGAGGGTGACAAATAAAGACTTGGTAGTTTGGAGTTCCATGATAAATGGCTATGCTACACATGGGATGGGAGAAGAGGCTCTCAGTCTTTTCCATAACATGCAAAGTTCTGGAATAAAGCCAGATTCTGTTGTTTACAAAAGTATTTTAACGGCATGCAGTCATTCAGGTTTGGTAGCAGACGGAATGAAGTATTTTCATAGTATGCAGAAGGATTTTGGAATACAACCTACTTCAGAACATTATGCTTGTTTGGTAGATCTTCTTGGTAGAGCTGGTCAACTCAACTTGGCAGTCAGAATCATTCAAGAAATGCCTGTAGAAGAGCAAGCTCTAGCATGGGGTCCATTGCTCAGTGCTTGCAGGACTTATTGCAACATTGAGCTGGGGGAGTTAGCGGCTAAGAAGTTGCTAGATTTGAATCCTGAAAGCGCTTCTAATTGTGTCTTAGTGGCAAATTTATATACATCAGTTGGTAAGTGGGAGAAAGCAGCTACGACAAGAAGGTTGATAAAAGAAGAGCAGTTGATTAAAGAACGAGGGTGGAGCCACATTGAGATCAATGGCTGTTTCCATGTATTTTTTGCAGGAGATCGATCCCACCCTCAGTCCATTGGTATTTATAACAAGTTAGAAGAGCTAAATGTTAAACTTAGAGAAGCTGGCTATGGTGCACAAATAGAGATGGTGACTCATgacttggagaaggaagaaaaagaggCAGCGTTGAAGGTCCATAGTGAGAGGTTAGCTGTTGCATTTGGACTGAttgctacaaaggcaggtaccACTCTGAAGATCATAAAGAACTTGCGTACATGTGGAGATTGCCATTCTGCTTTAAAAATCATCTCAAAAGTTACAAACAGGCTTCTTATAGTCAGAGATGGTCAACGCTTCCACCATTTTGAGTCTGGGTCTTGTTCATGCAAAGACTACTGGTAG
- the LOC107419606 gene encoding probable glucuronosyltransferase Os02g0520750, whose translation MGSISTSTSNRVRASQHQHQLVCTRTHHIGALILVVTTFFVTRILDRQFLPCIRPSQDLLHRTSHGQDEGGGDLPWPRHGYGDYLHLKIYVYDDHEIDGLKALMYGRDGTISPKACLKGQWGTQVKIHKLLLQSRFRTTNKEEADLFFVPAYAKCVRMLGGLNDKEINATYVKVLSQMPYFRLSGGRNHIFVFPSGAGAHLFRSWATYINRSIILTPEGDRTDKKDTSAFNTWKDIIIPGNIEDGMTMNEPPIVQPLPLSKRKYLANYLGRAQGKIGRLKLIELGKQFPDKLECPDLKFSGHDKLGRTEYFEHLRNSKFCLAPRGESSWTLRFYESFFVECVPVILSDQAELPFQNVIDYTQISIKWPSTQIGPQLLQYLESIPDEDIEGMISLGRKVRCLWVYASDSAPCSAMQGILWELQRKVRQFHQSAETFWLHNGSFIDRNFVKFSDWKPPIPLP comes from the exons ATGGGAAGCATAAGCACAAGCACAAGCAACAGAGTTCGTGCATCCCAGCATCAGCACCAACTCGTGTGCACCCGCACCCACCACATTGGAGCTCTGATTCTGGTGGTGACGACCTTCTTCGTCACCCGCATCTTGGACCGGCAATTCCTCCCTTGCATCCGTCCTTCTCAAGATCTGCTCCACCGCACATCGCATGGCCAGGATGAGGGCGGCGGAGATCTCCCCTGGCCCCGTCATGGCTACGGAGACTACCTCCACCTCAAAATCTATGTCTACGACGACCACGAGATCGATGGCTTGAAGGCCTTGATGTACGGCCGCGACGGCACCATCAGCCCCAAGGCTTGCTTGAAAGGCCAGTGGGGCACtcag GTTAAAATACACAAGTTACTTCTACAATCCAGGTTTCGGACGACGAACAAAGAGGAAGCGGATCTGTTCTTTGTGCCAGCGTATGCTAAGTGCGTTCGGATGTTGGGCGGCCTTAATGACAAGGAGATTAACGCCACCTATGTCAAG GTTTTGAGTCAAATGCCGTATTTCAGGCTTTCTGGTGGCCGCAATCACATATTTGTTTTCCCAAg TGGTGCTGGAGCTCACTTATTCAGATCTTGGGCAACCTATATAAACCGTTCCATAATTCTTACTCCTGAG GGGGATCGTACTGATAAGAAAGATACAAGTGCCTTTAATACTTGGAAAGATATTATCATCCCTGGAAATATTGAAGATGGGATGACTATGAACGAGCCACCCATTGTACAGCCTTTGCCTCTATCAAAACGGAAGTATCTAGCAAATTATTTAGGTCGTGCACAAGGAAAGATTGGACGTCTTAAGTTGATAGAGCTTGGAAAGCAATTTCCAGACaag TTGGAATGTCCAGATTTGAAGTTCAGTGGCCATGACAAACTTGGGAGGACAGAATATTTTGAGCACTTGCGAAATTCCAAGTTCTGCCTTGCTCCTCGTGGGGAGTCATCTTGGACTCTTCGGTTCTATGAATCTTTCTTtgtg GAGTGTGTCCCAGTTATATTATCAGACCAAGCAGAGCTACCTTTTCAGAATGTCATTGACTACACCCAGATATCAATCAAATGGCCCTCCACCCAAATAGGGCCCCAGCTTTTGCAGTACCTAGAGTCAATACCAG ATGAAGATATAGAGGGGATGATAAGTCTTGGTAGAAAAGTGAGGTGTTTATGGGTATATGCTTCTGACTCAGCTCCATGTTCTGCAATGCAAGGAATTTTGTGGGAACTTCAAAGGAAAGTCAGGCAGTTTCACCAGTCAGCTGAAACATTCTGGCTGCACAATGGATCTTTTATAGATAGGAACTTTGTCAAATTCTCTGATTGGAAACCTCCCATACCTTTACCTTGA
- the LOC107419625 gene encoding uncharacterized protein LOC107419625 isoform X1, producing MWTWVPVLGIGFVVGALAILAIETLALFLIFNRLTRKTKQPAYHPNSSPPHLDPHQSLDFAPIKQGVIWILESEKVPKNWQEKALREQKKKKEFFEVSPVRKRAKIKDKSLILTETDGSRTIINLKGCSIEAVSATSLSSRKWAKRFPIKLENKVADIYKRSKTIYIYLETSWEKESWCKALRLAASDEKNKLDWFANLHEEFRRYLTSLNAGYPYFMKPSVGFCASEPVDRTHKNDGASSKVRLLWKKLQKKSSKAGVENKLTWTSSSVRDEKKINEKFHPGQDSVQATSLEDNSVALSSSTSTHSSSQSHVSVTSDGDYDERFGIDEGTLCWNLLISRLFFDAKINSELKRSIRERVQRTLSNMRIPSYVGEVVCTDIDPGNLPPYIHSMRVLPVDMNEVWALEVDIEYSGGAVLGIETRLEVRELDPDKSMAESNHEPSSVRDVSSDLLEGFEHFSKQLKIDEETIDALEQKGEGDPKPDGIKHAKSSIGASTYGSRWKSIVNSIAKQVSQVPLSLAIRVTSLRGTLRLHIKPPPSDQLWFAFTSMPDIGFNLDSAVGEHKITSGHIALFLISRLKAAINETLVLPNCESVCVPWMLAEKDDWVPRNVAPFMWLNQESVNDPIVLREVPSYQPCEEKTNTESNREALTDDSQSKHKRLKNIQSGQSVNESSDAASSSTNPLAVRKSTLEELGTPLLGNDGPNETEKQEIADGQSSYRSLSMFDKQNDTFEEPKRVGRRARMLDLGKKMGEKLEEKRRHIEEKSRHIVEKMRGP from the exons ATGTGGACGTGGGTTCCCGTGTTGGGTATTGGGTTTGTAGTTGGGGCACTGGCGATTCTGGCCATAGAAACCCTAGCACTGTTCCTCATTTTTAACCGATTGACTCGCAAAACCAAGCAACCAGCATACCACCCCAACTCATCGCCTCCACATCTCGACCCACATCAATCCCTTGATTTCGCTCCCATCAAGCAG GGGGTAATTTGGATTCTAGAATCAGAGAAAGTTCCAAAAAATTGGCAGGAAAAAGCATTGAGagagcaaaagaagaaaaaagaattctttGAGGTGTCTCCTGTTAGAAAACGTGCAAAAATCAAGGACAAGTCTCTTATTTTGACAGAAACAGATGGTTCCCGCACAATTATCAATTTGAAAGGCTGCAGTATTGAAGCTGTTTCAGCAACTAGCCTGTCTTCAAGAAAATG GGCCAAGAGGTTTCCCATAAAATTGGAAAACAAGGTTGCTGATATTTACAAGAGAAGTAAAACTATTTACATTTATCTTGAAACTTCCTGGGAGAAGGAGTCATGGTGTAAAGCTCTTCGTTTGGCTGCAtctgatgaaaaaaataaacttgattGGTTTGCCAATTTACATGAAGAGTTCCGCAGGTACCTCACATCCTTAAATGCGGGATATCCATATTTTATGAAGCCCTCAGTAGGGTTCTGTGCTTCTGAGCCAGTAGATCGGACCCATAAAAACGATGGTGCATCCTCAAAGGTACGCCTATTgtggaaaaaattacaaaagaagtCTTCTAAGGCTGGTGTAGAAAATAAGTTGACTTGGACTTCATCTTCAGTCCGTGATGAGAAAAAAATCAATGAGAAGTTTCATCCAGGCCAGGATTCAGTTCAGGCCACCAGCTTGGAAGACAATTCTGTTGCACTTTCTTCATCAACATCAACTCATTCAAGTAGCCAAAGTCATGTATCTGTCACTTCAGATGGAGACTATGATGAAAGGTTTGGTATAGACGAGGGAACACTATGTTGGAATTTGTTAATTTCACGGCTCTTTTTTGATGCAAAAATCAATTCTGAGCTGAAAAGATCCATCCGAGAACGGGTTCAG AGAACATTGTCGAATATGCGGATACCCAGTTATGTGGGTGAAGTCGTCTGTACTGACATTGATCCTGGGAATCTCCCACCTTATATCCATAGTATGAGGGTTCTTCCAGTGGACATGAATGAGGTATGGGCCTTAGAAGTTGACATAGAATATTCTGGTGGCGCAGTATTAGGAATTGAAACAAGACTTGAAGTACGGGAACTAGATCCTGATAAAAGCATGGCTGAATCAAATCATGAACCAAGCTCTGTTAGGGATGTCTCATCAGACCTGCTTGAAGGTTTTGAGCATTTTAGCAAGCAGTTAAAAATTGATGAAGAAACAATTGATGCACTAGAACAGAAGGGGGAAGGTGATCCAAAACCTG ATGGGATAAAACATGCGAAAAGCTCCATCGGGGCATCAACTTATGGATCTCGGTGGAAGTCTATTGTCAATTCTATTGCCAAACAGGTTTCTCAG GTCCCTCTCTCTTTAGCGATAAGGGTAACATCCCTTAGAGGAACACTAAGGTTGCATATAAAGCCACCACCTTCAGATCAGTTATGGTTTGCATTTACATCAATGCCTGACATAGGTTTTAACCTGGACTCTGCTGTTGGGGAACATAAGATTACTAGTGGACACATTGCTCTGTTCCTGATCAGTAGGCTTAAG GCAGCAATTAATGAAACTCTAGTGCTTCCCAATTGTGAAAGTGTATGTGTTCCATGGATGTTAGCAGAAAAGGACGACTGGGTCCCACGGAATGTTGCTCCTTTCATGTGGCTTAACCAAGAATCTGTGAATGATCCTATTGTTCTCCGCGAAGTACCCAGCTATCAACCTTGCGAAGAAAAAACCAATACAGAATCTAATAGGGAAGCCTTAACTGACGATTCACAGAGCAAGCATAAGAGACTGAAGAATATTCAATCCGGTCAATCAGTTAATGAATCTTCAGATGCAGCATCGAGTTCGACCAATCCATTAGCAGTGAGAAAAAGTACTTTAGAAGAACTGGGAACCCCATTATTGGGGAATGATGGGCCAAATGAAACTGAAAAGCAGGAGATTGCAGACGGTCAATCATCATATAGGTCTTTGAGTATGTTTGATAAACAGAATGATACTTTTGAAGAGCCAAAAAGAGTAGGGAGGAGAGCAAGGATGCTCGATCTTGGGAAGAAGATGGGGGAGAAGTTGGAAGAAAAGAGGCGTCATATTGAAGAAAAGAGTCGACACATTGTTGAGAAAATGCGAGGACCATGA
- the LOC107419625 gene encoding uncharacterized protein LOC107419625 isoform X2: MWTWVPVLGIGFVVGALAILAIETLALFLIFNRLTRKTKQPAYHPNSSPPHLDPHQSLDFAPIKQGVIWILESEKVPKNWQEKALREQKKKKEFFEVSPVRKRAKIKDKSLILTETDGSRTIINLKGCSIEAVSATSLSSRKWAKRFPIKLENKVADIYKRSKTIYIYLETSWEKESWCKALRLAASDEKNKLDWFANLHEEFRRYLTSLNAGYPYFMKPSVGFCASEPVDRTHKNDGASSKVRLLWKKLQKKSSKAGVENKLTWTSSSVRDEKKINEKFHPGQDSVQATSLEDNSVALSSSTSTHSSSQSHVSVTSDGDYDERFGIDEGTLCWNLLISRLFFDAKINSELKRSIRERVQRTLSNMRIPSYVGEVVCTDIDPGNLPPYIHSMRVLPVDMNEVWALEVDIEYSGGAVLGIETRLEVRELDPDKSMAESNHEPSSVRDVSSDLLEGFEHFSKQLKIDEETIDALEQKGEGDPKPDGIKHAKSSIGASTYGSRWKSIVNSIAKQVSQAAINETLVLPNCESVCVPWMLAEKDDWVPRNVAPFMWLNQESVNDPIVLREVPSYQPCEEKTNTESNREALTDDSQSKHKRLKNIQSGQSVNESSDAASSSTNPLAVRKSTLEELGTPLLGNDGPNETEKQEIADGQSSYRSLSMFDKQNDTFEEPKRVGRRARMLDLGKKMGEKLEEKRRHIEEKSRHIVEKMRGP; this comes from the exons ATGTGGACGTGGGTTCCCGTGTTGGGTATTGGGTTTGTAGTTGGGGCACTGGCGATTCTGGCCATAGAAACCCTAGCACTGTTCCTCATTTTTAACCGATTGACTCGCAAAACCAAGCAACCAGCATACCACCCCAACTCATCGCCTCCACATCTCGACCCACATCAATCCCTTGATTTCGCTCCCATCAAGCAG GGGGTAATTTGGATTCTAGAATCAGAGAAAGTTCCAAAAAATTGGCAGGAAAAAGCATTGAGagagcaaaagaagaaaaaagaattctttGAGGTGTCTCCTGTTAGAAAACGTGCAAAAATCAAGGACAAGTCTCTTATTTTGACAGAAACAGATGGTTCCCGCACAATTATCAATTTGAAAGGCTGCAGTATTGAAGCTGTTTCAGCAACTAGCCTGTCTTCAAGAAAATG GGCCAAGAGGTTTCCCATAAAATTGGAAAACAAGGTTGCTGATATTTACAAGAGAAGTAAAACTATTTACATTTATCTTGAAACTTCCTGGGAGAAGGAGTCATGGTGTAAAGCTCTTCGTTTGGCTGCAtctgatgaaaaaaataaacttgattGGTTTGCCAATTTACATGAAGAGTTCCGCAGGTACCTCACATCCTTAAATGCGGGATATCCATATTTTATGAAGCCCTCAGTAGGGTTCTGTGCTTCTGAGCCAGTAGATCGGACCCATAAAAACGATGGTGCATCCTCAAAGGTACGCCTATTgtggaaaaaattacaaaagaagtCTTCTAAGGCTGGTGTAGAAAATAAGTTGACTTGGACTTCATCTTCAGTCCGTGATGAGAAAAAAATCAATGAGAAGTTTCATCCAGGCCAGGATTCAGTTCAGGCCACCAGCTTGGAAGACAATTCTGTTGCACTTTCTTCATCAACATCAACTCATTCAAGTAGCCAAAGTCATGTATCTGTCACTTCAGATGGAGACTATGATGAAAGGTTTGGTATAGACGAGGGAACACTATGTTGGAATTTGTTAATTTCACGGCTCTTTTTTGATGCAAAAATCAATTCTGAGCTGAAAAGATCCATCCGAGAACGGGTTCAG AGAACATTGTCGAATATGCGGATACCCAGTTATGTGGGTGAAGTCGTCTGTACTGACATTGATCCTGGGAATCTCCCACCTTATATCCATAGTATGAGGGTTCTTCCAGTGGACATGAATGAGGTATGGGCCTTAGAAGTTGACATAGAATATTCTGGTGGCGCAGTATTAGGAATTGAAACAAGACTTGAAGTACGGGAACTAGATCCTGATAAAAGCATGGCTGAATCAAATCATGAACCAAGCTCTGTTAGGGATGTCTCATCAGACCTGCTTGAAGGTTTTGAGCATTTTAGCAAGCAGTTAAAAATTGATGAAGAAACAATTGATGCACTAGAACAGAAGGGGGAAGGTGATCCAAAACCTG ATGGGATAAAACATGCGAAAAGCTCCATCGGGGCATCAACTTATGGATCTCGGTGGAAGTCTATTGTCAATTCTATTGCCAAACAGGTTTCTCAG GCAGCAATTAATGAAACTCTAGTGCTTCCCAATTGTGAAAGTGTATGTGTTCCATGGATGTTAGCAGAAAAGGACGACTGGGTCCCACGGAATGTTGCTCCTTTCATGTGGCTTAACCAAGAATCTGTGAATGATCCTATTGTTCTCCGCGAAGTACCCAGCTATCAACCTTGCGAAGAAAAAACCAATACAGAATCTAATAGGGAAGCCTTAACTGACGATTCACAGAGCAAGCATAAGAGACTGAAGAATATTCAATCCGGTCAATCAGTTAATGAATCTTCAGATGCAGCATCGAGTTCGACCAATCCATTAGCAGTGAGAAAAAGTACTTTAGAAGAACTGGGAACCCCATTATTGGGGAATGATGGGCCAAATGAAACTGAAAAGCAGGAGATTGCAGACGGTCAATCATCATATAGGTCTTTGAGTATGTTTGATAAACAGAATGATACTTTTGAAGAGCCAAAAAGAGTAGGGAGGAGAGCAAGGATGCTCGATCTTGGGAAGAAGATGGGGGAGAAGTTGGAAGAAAAGAGGCGTCATATTGAAGAAAAGAGTCGACACATTGTTGAGAAAATGCGAGGACCATGA